The Arachis hypogaea cultivar Tifrunner chromosome 14, arahy.Tifrunner.gnm2.J5K5, whole genome shotgun sequence genome has a segment encoding these proteins:
- the LOC112744520 gene encoding uncharacterized protein produces MEASLLANNSFTKSTEQLIPTIRAGSLAFSKRFSQQLRCKKVRVPYHISCCHSSSSPLDDDKPTLSGDWRAFRAKLVLGGLQLLRADEASSMADPDTVVDQPPLITIGDKWAHKIHEPEKGCLLIATEKLDGVHIFERTVILLLSTGPLGPSGIIVNRPSLMSIKETRSTALDVEGTFSNSPLFFGGPLEEGLFLVSPKESGGDESDDGVGKSGVFEEVMKGLYYGGKESVGCAAEMVKRNVVGLGDFRFFDGYCGWDKEQLKDEIRAGYWTVAACSPSVVGLANVGSIGLWNEVLGLMGKRKVK; encoded by the exons atggaagctagtTTGCTCGCCAACAATTCCTTCACCAAATCCACAGAACAACTGATTCCCACAATCAGAGCCGGATCTTTAGCATTCTCCAAGAGATTTTCTCAACAACTCCGGTGCAAAAAAGTTAGAGTTCCTTATCATATATCAT GCTGCcactcatcatcatcaccattagATGATGACAAACCTACACTGAGTGGTGACTGGAGGGCCTTCAGGGCAAAGCTTGTGCTTGGAGGACTGCAATTGCTAAGGGCTGATGAAGCCTCTTCAATGGCTGATCCAGACACTGTTGTGGATCAGCCTCCACTAATAACCATTGGTGATAAATGGGCCCACAAAATCCATGAGCCTGAAAAAGGTTGCTTACTCATTGCCACTGAAAAGCTTGATGGGGTCCACATATTTGAACGGACGGTGATCCTTCTTTTGTCAACTGGGCCATTAGGCCCATCAGGGATCATAGTCAACAGACCATCATTGATGTCCATCAAGGAGACAAGATCAACAGCTCTGGATGTGGAGGGCACATTCTCTAATAGTCCATTGTTCTTTGGAGGGCCCTTGGAGGAAGGGTTGTTTTTGGTGAGTCCAAAAGAGAGTGGTGGTGATGAAAGTGATGATGGGGTGGGAAAGAGTGGGGTGTTTGAGGAGGTGATGAAGGGGTTGTATTATGGTGGGAAAGAGAGTGTGGGTTGTGCTGCTGAAATGGTGAAGAGGAATGTTGTTGGGCTTGGAGATTTTAGGTTTTTTGATGGGTATTGTGGTTGGGATAAGGAGCAATTGAAGGATGAGATTAGGGCTGGGTATTGGACTGTGGCTGCATGCAGCCCAAGTGTGGTTGGGTTGGCGAATGTTGGAAGTATTGGGCTTTGGAATGAGGTCCTTGGACTTATGGGTAAAAGGAAGGTCAAATGA